A stretch of the Vigna radiata var. radiata cultivar VC1973A chromosome 9, Vradiata_ver6, whole genome shotgun sequence genome encodes the following:
- the LOC106773777 gene encoding uncharacterized protein LOC106773777, with translation MRCKKHLPDLTSTIGVCASCLRERLHPIYAAQVQAQAQSGENASPQRQRNPKEEDKPAPINFPRSVSPYVARRKSDCDTSRERLFYGTPQAKPAARDGGDVPEKRRHGGGRFWMLSNIFRGRSHKTETARREPCEERSTGSSWFTTMLHARHHKGGESDRRRFRRADRGMSPSTAADFSDEAAQERSDSGNSTECSPQKQNPTPATAHRRSRMGAGGGGKGLSTSMAFCLSPLVRASPNQHWTHNNNNTNNSKGLGQEMGAGGPHHISSAASFCANRSRKLADFGRNPHNR, from the coding sequence ATGAGGTGTAAGAAGCACTTACCTGACCTCACCAGCACCATCGGCGTTTGCGCTTCGTGTCTCAGGGAACGTCTCCACCCAATCTACGCAGCCCAGGtccaggcccaagcccaatcaGGAGAAAACGCATCTCCCCAACGTCAACGGAACCCCAAGGAGGAGGACAAACCTGCGCCGATTAATTTCCCGCGCTCGGTGTCCCCCTACGTCGCGCGCAGAAAATCCGACTGCGACACCAGCCGAGAGAGGCTCTTCTACGGCACGCCGCAGGCTAAACCTGCCGCGCGCGACGGCGGAGATGTGCCGGAGAAGCGGAGACACGGCGGCGGAAGGTTCTGGATGCTCTCGAACATCTTCCGCGGTAGATCGCACAAGACGGAGACTGCGCGTCGGGAACCTTGCGAGGAACGGTCGACGGGATCGTCGTGGTTCACGACGATGCTCCACGCGCGCCACCACAAAGGCGGCGAAAGTGACAGACGGAGATTCCGGCGCGCGGATCGAGGCATGTCGCCGTCGACGGCGGCTGATTTCTCCGATGAGGCGGCGCAGGAGCGGTCCGATTCTGGGAATTCGACGGAGTGTTCACCTCAGAAACAGAATCCGACGCCTGCAACGGCACATCGGCGGTCTCGGATGGGAGCCGGCGGCGGAGGCAAGGGACTGTCGACGAGCATGGCGTTCTGTCTGAGCCCTTTGGTTCGGGCGAGTCCGAACCAGCATTGGAcccataacaataataataccaaTAATAGTAAAGGATTGGGCCAGGAAATGGGTGCTGGTGGGCCCCACCACATATCATCTGCGGCGTCGTTTTGCGCCAATCGGTCGCGGAAGCTAGCGGATTTCGGCAGGAACCCGCACAACCGTTGA